The following are encoded together in the Falsiruegeria litorea R37 genome:
- a CDS encoding protein adenylyltransferase SelO, which translates to MTLMIPFDNSYARLPGVFYSKQAPVPVRAPRLVAFNTDLAAVMGITPGEVEEMAQVFAGNQVPKGADPIAQLYAGHQFGHYNPQLGDGRAVLLGETVGVDGLRRDLQLKGSGRTPYSRQGDGRAWLGPVLREYVVSEAMHALGIPTTRALAAVETGETVLREAPLPGAVLARVASSHLRVGTFQIFAARGEMGSLKQLTDYAIARHYPDAEGPMDLLRAVRDAQVALIARWMGVGFIHGVMNTDNSSIAGETIDYGPCAFMDSYHPNTVYSSIDRMGRYAYSNQPDIAVWNMAQLATSLIQQMPDRAAAVEEATEIVHAMPDLLQEAWLAKFRCKLGLNTAQKGDDALIADLLQRMAQNQADFTNTFRVLGRAEGRDQFLDPAAYDTWLATWQARAKGEADPLALIAATNPAFIPRNHRVEQMIQAAVAGDYAPFQRLQQVLTTPYADQPDHAELQSPPAENEVVQATFCGT; encoded by the coding sequence ATGACACTGATGATCCCCTTCGACAACTCTTATGCGCGTCTGCCGGGCGTGTTTTATTCCAAACAAGCGCCCGTTCCGGTGCGCGCGCCGAGGCTGGTGGCATTCAATACCGATCTGGCCGCGGTGATGGGCATCACCCCCGGTGAGGTCGAGGAGATGGCACAGGTTTTTGCCGGTAACCAGGTGCCTAAGGGCGCAGACCCGATCGCACAGCTATATGCGGGCCATCAGTTCGGCCACTACAACCCGCAACTTGGCGACGGGCGCGCGGTGTTGCTGGGCGAAACAGTGGGCGTTGATGGGCTGCGGCGCGACCTGCAGCTCAAAGGGTCGGGCCGAACGCCTTATTCACGACAAGGGGACGGGCGTGCCTGGCTAGGGCCGGTGCTGCGCGAATATGTGGTGTCCGAGGCGATGCATGCGCTTGGCATTCCCACGACGCGCGCCTTGGCTGCGGTCGAGACCGGCGAAACAGTTCTGCGCGAGGCGCCTTTGCCCGGTGCGGTTCTGGCACGCGTGGCCTCCAGTCATCTGCGGGTGGGCACGTTTCAAATCTTTGCTGCCCGAGGCGAGATGGGCAGCCTCAAGCAACTCACCGATTATGCCATTGCGCGTCACTACCCCGATGCAGAGGGGCCGATGGACCTATTGCGCGCGGTAAGGGATGCTCAGGTGGCGCTGATTGCCCGGTGGATGGGCGTCGGCTTCATTCACGGGGTGATGAACACCGACAACAGCTCGATTGCCGGGGAAACCATCGACTATGGGCCGTGCGCCTTCATGGACAGTTATCATCCCAACACGGTCTACAGCTCGATCGACCGGATGGGGCGCTATGCCTATTCCAACCAGCCCGATATTGCCGTGTGGAATATGGCGCAGCTGGCGACATCTCTGATCCAGCAGATGCCCGACCGCGCGGCGGCAGTTGAAGAAGCAACCGAAATCGTGCATGCGATGCCGGATCTGCTGCAAGAGGCGTGGCTGGCAAAGTTCCGTTGCAAGTTGGGATTGAACACCGCGCAAAAGGGTGATGATGCGCTGATCGCGGACCTGCTCCAGCGCATGGCGCAGAACCAGGCGGATTTCACCAATACTTTCCGTGTGTTGGGGCGGGCCGAGGGGCGCGATCAATTCCTGGATCCAGCGGCTTATGATACCTGGCTCGCAACCTGGCAGGCGCGGGCCAAGGGCGAGGCGGACCCGCTGGCGTTGATCGCTGCGACCAACCCGGCGTTCATCCCGCGCAATCATCGTGTGGAACAGATGATTCAGGCAGCGGTTGCCGGGGACTATGCGCCGTTCCAAAGGTTGCAGCAGGTCCTGACCACCCCCTATGCAGACCAACCCGATCACGCAGAATTGCAAAGCCCGCCTGCGGAAAATGAGGTTGTCCAGGCCACGTTCTGCGGCACTTGA
- a CDS encoding cupin domain-containing protein, whose product MTPEQIINHLQLSPHPEGGWYRQTWVAENEGRATGTCIYFLLKAGESSHWHRVDATEIWLYHAGAPLILSMSATDDGPAQDHLLTPDLNQGSPQLIVPEGHWQAARSTGDYTLVSCTVSPGFRFEGFELADKSFDIPRA is encoded by the coding sequence ATGACCCCAGAGCAGATCATCAACCACCTGCAGCTCTCTCCCCACCCCGAAGGCGGCTGGTACCGTCAGACCTGGGTGGCCGAAAATGAAGGCCGCGCCACCGGCACCTGCATCTATTTCCTGCTGAAGGCGGGGGAAAGCAGCCATTGGCACCGGGTCGATGCGACCGAGATCTGGCTTTATCACGCGGGCGCGCCCCTGATCCTGTCGATGAGTGCGACAGATGACGGCCCGGCGCAGGATCACCTGCTGACCCCCGACTTGAACCAGGGTTCACCGCAACTGATCGTGCCCGAAGGCCACTGGCAGGCGGCACGCAGCACCGGCGACTACACGCTGGTCAGTTGCACCGTATCGCCCGGATTCCGATTCGAGGGGTTCGAATTGGCGGACAAGAGCTTTGACATCCCGCGCGCGTGA
- a CDS encoding fatty acid desaturase: protein MDHRTLIAKLPPETKAKLTKRSNRAGLIHLTLYGIALALCTLGIGLQIPFWGLLILPQGILLVFLFTLSHECTHQTPFKSRWLNEVVGHAVGLLIALPFVWFRYFHLAHHKWTNDPERDPELAGKPRPGNWPDMLVYLSGWFYWTGMAKTLVANAKGELDAPYLPERQHGAMQREARVLLSLYALGALSLIWSPLLIWAWLLPLIVGQPVLRLYLLAEHGLCPPVANMLENSRTTFTNRIVRFLAWNMPYHAEHHSFPNVPFHQLPAFHRWTQEHLKSTSNGYTEFTADYARSLTR from the coding sequence ATGGACCACCGCACTCTGATCGCCAAACTTCCGCCCGAGACAAAGGCGAAACTCACCAAACGCTCGAACCGGGCGGGGTTGATACATTTGACTCTGTACGGAATTGCCCTCGCGCTTTGCACGCTTGGCATTGGACTCCAGATACCGTTCTGGGGACTGCTGATCCTGCCTCAGGGCATCCTCTTGGTGTTTCTCTTCACGCTCAGTCATGAATGCACCCACCAGACCCCGTTCAAAAGCCGCTGGCTGAACGAGGTCGTGGGACACGCCGTCGGTCTGCTGATCGCCCTGCCCTTTGTCTGGTTCCGCTATTTTCACCTGGCCCATCACAAATGGACCAACGACCCCGAGCGTGACCCGGAATTGGCGGGCAAACCACGCCCGGGCAACTGGCCCGATATGCTGGTCTACCTCAGCGGCTGGTTCTATTGGACTGGGATGGCAAAAACGCTTGTCGCCAACGCAAAGGGAGAACTGGACGCCCCCTACCTGCCGGAGCGCCAGCATGGGGCCATGCAACGCGAGGCGCGCGTTCTGCTGAGCCTCTATGCGCTTGGTGCCCTTAGCCTGATCTGGTCACCGCTGCTCATTTGGGCTTGGCTCTTGCCGCTGATCGTGGGCCAGCCGGTTCTGCGGCTCTATCTGCTCGCGGAACACGGGCTCTGCCCGCCCGTGGCCAACATGCTCGAAAACTCACGCACCACCTTTACCAACCGGATTGTGCGGTTTCTAGCCTGGAACATGCCCTATCATGCGGAACACCACAGCTTTCCCAACGTGCCGTTCCACCAACTCCCGGCCTTTCACCGCTGGACCCAAGAGCACCTGAAATCCACCTCAAACGGCTACACCGAATTCACTGCAGACTATGCCCGCAGCCTAACGCGCTGA
- a CDS encoding anhydro-N-acetylmuramic acid kinase — translation MSRAIREDGPIRALGAMSGTSLDGVDAAVVQTDGSRIFEFGPSGYQGYTPEQREVLRAGLGQWTGDAVDAAAELVIQAHAKALSGFKEVELVGFHGQTLAHDPQRRRTLQVGNGAELAQALNRPVVWDFRSDDVAMGGEGAPLAPFFHFACAKWIGAEAPLCFLNLGGVGNLTYVDPSFDKPEQSGALLAFDTGPANAPINDLVQARLGLPMDKDGAIAAGGEVETGALELFLAEPYFSRMPPKSLDRNDFAEMIGLVAELGDADAVATLTGMCAAGVVQGMEHCPKPPTRVLVTGGGRHNPVLMEMLRVSLDCPVEPVEAVGLDGDMLEAQAFAYLAVRVTRGMPTSCPGTTGVGALVGGGIVSVP, via the coding sequence ATGAGCAGGGCCATCAGAGAAGACGGGCCGATCCGGGCCTTGGGGGCGATGTCGGGCACCTCACTCGATGGGGTGGATGCGGCTGTGGTCCAGACCGATGGATCGCGTATCTTCGAGTTCGGGCCAAGCGGTTATCAGGGCTACACCCCTGAACAGCGTGAGGTGTTGAGGGCCGGTCTGGGACAGTGGACCGGTGACGCAGTCGATGCGGCCGCAGAGTTGGTGATACAGGCACATGCTAAGGCTCTGTCTGGGTTCAAAGAGGTCGAGCTTGTGGGCTTTCACGGTCAGACCCTGGCGCATGACCCGCAACGACGCCGAACCTTGCAGGTTGGCAACGGGGCAGAGCTGGCGCAGGCGTTGAACCGCCCGGTGGTCTGGGATTTCCGGTCCGATGATGTTGCAATGGGCGGCGAGGGCGCACCGCTGGCGCCGTTCTTTCACTTTGCCTGTGCCAAATGGATTGGGGCTGAGGCGCCCCTGTGTTTCCTCAACCTTGGCGGGGTGGGCAACCTGACCTATGTCGATCCTTCCTTTGATAAACCGGAACAGTCCGGCGCCTTGCTGGCGTTTGACACCGGCCCGGCGAATGCGCCGATCAACGATCTGGTGCAGGCGCGCCTTGGATTGCCGATGGACAAGGACGGCGCCATTGCTGCGGGCGGCGAAGTTGAAACCGGTGCCTTGGAGCTCTTTCTGGCAGAGCCATACTTTTCAAGAATGCCGCCGAAGTCATTGGACAGGAACGATTTTGCCGAAATGATTGGTTTGGTGGCCGAGCTGGGAGATGCCGACGCCGTGGCCACGCTGACCGGCATGTGCGCCGCTGGTGTGGTTCAGGGGATGGAGCATTGCCCCAAACCTCCCACCCGCGTACTGGTCACTGGCGGTGGCCGTCACAATCCCGTGCTGATGGAGATGCTGCGCGTCTCGCTCGATTGCCCGGTTGAACCGGTCGAGGCCGTGGGTTTGGACGGCGACATGCTCGAGGCGCAGGCCTTTGCCTATCTCGCGGTCCGGGTGACGCGGGGTATGCCGACCTCATGCCCCGGCACCACAGGCGTTGGCGCCTTGGTTGGTGGCGGGATCGTCAGTGTTCCGTAA
- the tyrS gene encoding tyrosine--tRNA ligase, producing the protein MTYHPKSDFIAVMIERGFLADCTDYQGLDEALIKGVQPGYIGFDATAKSLHVGSLIQIMMLRWLQKTGHKPITLMGGGTTKVGDPSFRADERPLLTEAQIDDNIAGIKKVFSAYIDYDSGAENAALMLNNAEWLDDLNYLEFLRDIGRHFSVNRMLSFESVKSRLDREQSLSFLEFNYMILQAYDFMELHRRYGCVLQMGGSDQWGNIVNGIDLTRRTIEGEVFGLTSPLLTTSDGKKMGKSQDGAVWLNADMRSPYEFWQFWRNTTDADVGRFLKLYTEMPVDECERLGALAGSEINDAKVILANEVTTLCHGADAAAAAAATAREVFENGGVGDDLPTLTLEIGDLPVSIVQLIVKSGLAKSGKEAKRLIAENGAKLDDAPLTDGGLMIDAGALSSPIKLSAGKKRHALVQLS; encoded by the coding sequence ATGACCTACCATCCCAAATCGGATTTCATCGCTGTGATGATCGAGCGCGGTTTTTTGGCTGACTGCACCGATTATCAGGGCCTTGATGAGGCACTGATCAAGGGTGTGCAACCGGGTTATATCGGCTTTGATGCGACGGCCAAGTCGTTGCATGTGGGCTCGCTCATCCAGATCATGATGCTGCGGTGGCTGCAAAAGACCGGCCACAAGCCGATTACGCTGATGGGCGGCGGCACCACCAAGGTGGGCGACCCCTCGTTCCGGGCGGATGAACGCCCGCTGCTGACCGAAGCGCAGATCGACGACAATATCGCCGGCATCAAAAAAGTGTTCTCGGCCTACATCGACTATGACAGCGGCGCCGAAAACGCGGCCCTGATGTTGAACAATGCGGAATGGCTGGACGATCTAAACTACCTTGAATTCCTGCGCGACATCGGGCGGCATTTCTCTGTCAACCGGATGTTGTCGTTTGAAAGCGTGAAATCCCGCCTGGATCGTGAGCAATCGCTGTCGTTCCTGGAATTCAACTACATGATCCTACAGGCCTATGACTTCATGGAGCTGCATCGTCGCTATGGCTGTGTGCTGCAGATGGGCGGCTCGGATCAATGGGGTAACATCGTAAACGGCATCGACCTGACCCGTCGCACCATCGAGGGTGAGGTATTTGGCCTGACTTCTCCGCTGCTGACGACCAGCGACGGCAAGAAGATGGGTAAGTCACAAGACGGCGCGGTCTGGCTGAACGCAGACATGCGTAGCCCGTATGAATTCTGGCAGTTCTGGCGCAACACCACGGATGCCGACGTGGGCCGGTTCCTCAAGCTCTACACCGAAATGCCGGTGGACGAATGCGAACGTCTGGGGGCATTGGCCGGATCCGAGATCAACGATGCCAAAGTCATCCTGGCAAACGAAGTGACCACACTGTGTCACGGCGCCGATGCGGCAGCTGCGGCAGCAGCCACAGCCCGCGAAGTGTTCGAAAATGGAGGTGTTGGCGACGATCTTCCAACGCTGACCTTAGAGATTGGTGATCTGCCAGTGTCCATCGTGCAGTTGATTGTTAAATCGGGTCTGGCCAAATCCGGCAAGGAAGCCAAACGCTTGATCGCCGAAAACGGCGCCAAGCTGGATGATGCCCCGTTGACTGATGGTGGTTTGATGATCGACGCAGGCGCTTTGTCCTCCCCCATCAAACTGAGCGCAGGCAAAAAACGCCACGCGCTGGTGCAACTGAGCTAA
- a CDS encoding GNAT family N-acetyltransferase yields the protein MFDFAAAAPHPALQQSPEFASALAYTGRAPLKLSDGTLALQRGPLLMLPRYQAPARVLPDILVNQRRPVLLNPDFRDPDIEKIGAVPLIGPATTAELSLTGDLRAQLHQKWRNRLKHAEMQNLRVTRQNMPIDPAHWLLSADAAQQRTRRYRSWPAPLNCAFAKANPGQAKLFTAFAGKTPLAGLLLLRHGSVATYQIAHTTARGRHHSAQNLLLWCAMTWAARKDMQRLDLGLISTEDAPGLARFKLGTGAKPRKLGGTWIWWPPLGKTLRPLAAWDAKLMRDDWTG from the coding sequence ATGTTCGATTTTGCCGCCGCTGCTCCCCATCCCGCCCTGCAACAAAGCCCGGAATTTGCCTCGGCGCTGGCGTACACCGGTCGCGCACCGTTGAAGCTTTCGGACGGCACTCTTGCCTTGCAACGTGGCCCGCTTCTGATGCTTCCTCGGTATCAAGCCCCTGCCCGTGTCTTGCCAGACATATTGGTCAACCAGCGGCGTCCCGTCCTTCTGAATCCGGATTTTCGCGATCCCGATATTGAAAAAATCGGCGCGGTTCCTCTGATCGGCCCCGCAACCACAGCAGAGTTGAGTTTGACAGGAGATTTGCGCGCCCAGTTGCATCAGAAATGGCGCAACCGTCTGAAACACGCCGAAATGCAGAACCTGCGTGTGACGCGGCAGAACATGCCGATTGACCCTGCACATTGGCTGCTTTCAGCAGACGCGGCACAGCAGAGAACGCGTCGTTATCGCAGTTGGCCCGCCCCCCTTAACTGTGCATTCGCAAAAGCCAATCCTGGTCAGGCCAAGTTGTTCACCGCCTTTGCAGGCAAGACACCGCTCGCCGGGCTTTTATTGCTGCGGCACGGATCGGTTGCCACCTACCAAATTGCTCACACAACCGCACGAGGGCGTCATCATTCCGCGCAAAACCTGCTCTTGTGGTGCGCAATGACCTGGGCCGCGCGCAAGGACATGCAGCGGCTGGATCTCGGCCTGATCTCGACCGAAGACGCGCCGGGACTGGCGCGCTTCAAGCTGGGCACCGGCGCCAAACCCCGCAAACTTGGCGGCACGTGGATTTGGTGGCCGCCCTTGGGCAAAACGCTGCGTCCCCTCGCCGCGTGGGACGCCAAGCTGATGCGTGATGACTGGACAGGCTGA
- a CDS encoding 3-hydroxyacyl-CoA dehydrogenase, whose amino-acid sequence MELSNTAAVVTGGASGLGEATARHFASKGALVTILDRDAERGPKVAEEIGGYFAETDVTDETSVAAAIAHAMDKMGKITACVNCAGIAYGIKTVGKDGPHPLDAFQRTIDINLVGTFNVSRLAAMEMGRNEPEPDGARGIIINTASIAAFDGQKGQAAYSASKGGVVGMTLPMARDLASSGIRVNTIAPGIFMTPMLAGLPEDIQASLAADVPNPARLGDPAEYGRLAGFMVEMGYLNGEVIRLDGALRMR is encoded by the coding sequence ATGGAACTGTCCAATACGGCCGCAGTAGTAACTGGCGGCGCGTCCGGTCTGGGCGAAGCCACCGCCCGACACTTTGCCAGCAAGGGCGCACTGGTCACCATCCTGGACCGCGACGCCGAGCGCGGCCCCAAAGTCGCCGAAGAGATCGGCGGCTATTTTGCCGAGACAGACGTCACTGACGAGACATCCGTTGCCGCAGCCATCGCACATGCCATGGACAAGATGGGCAAGATCACCGCCTGCGTGAACTGCGCCGGCATCGCCTATGGCATCAAGACCGTTGGCAAGGATGGCCCGCACCCATTGGATGCGTTCCAGCGCACCATCGACATTAACCTGGTGGGCACCTTCAACGTCTCGCGTCTGGCCGCGATGGAAATGGGCCGGAACGAGCCGGAACCCGATGGCGCACGTGGCATAATCATCAACACCGCCTCGATCGCCGCCTTTGACGGTCAAAAAGGCCAGGCCGCCTATTCCGCCTCCAAGGGGGGTGTGGTGGGGATGACCCTGCCCATGGCGCGTGATCTGGCCTCGAGCGGCATTCGCGTGAACACCATCGCGCCGGGCATTTTCATGACGCCGATGCTTGCAGGCCTGCCCGAAGACATTCAGGCGTCGCTGGCCGCCGATGTGCCGAACCCTGCACGTTTGGGTGATCCGGCGGAATACGGGCGTCTGGCCGGGTTCATGGTCGAGATGGGTTATCTGAACGGCGAAGTGATCCGCCTGGACGGCGCACTGCGGATGCGGTGA
- a CDS encoding chloramphenicol phosphotransferase CPT family protein gives MAQVILLNSPSSSGKSTLARALQAQADAPFWHISLDHLRDSGILPMDRFRTGDLDRKAHRARAFDGLHAMASAAADAGNNLIFEHLLEDSAWIEALKHSLASHDVLFVGVYCDLDVLNTRERERGDRPIGSAALDHASVHVGRTYDITVDGTAPIQTNVDAILKALGSGRRVSEFHTAR, from the coding sequence GTGGCTCAGGTCATCCTTTTGAACAGCCCCTCAAGCAGCGGCAAATCCACCTTGGCGCGGGCGTTGCAAGCACAGGCTGATGCGCCGTTCTGGCACATCTCGCTCGATCATCTGCGTGACAGCGGCATCCTGCCAATGGATCGGTTCCGGACCGGTGATCTGGATCGGAAAGCGCATCGGGCCCGCGCGTTCGACGGACTGCATGCAATGGCCTCTGCCGCAGCAGATGCAGGTAACAACCTGATTTTCGAACATCTTCTGGAAGATAGTGCTTGGATCGAAGCGTTAAAGCACTCTCTTGCATCGCATGATGTGCTCTTTGTTGGCGTTTACTGCGATCTGGATGTGCTCAACACGCGTGAGCGCGAGCGGGGCGACCGTCCGATTGGCAGCGCGGCGCTGGATCATGCGTCGGTTCATGTCGGTCGAACCTATGACATCACGGTGGACGGGACGGCACCAATTCAGACGAATGTCGATGCCATCCTGAAGGCCTTGGGCAGTGGGCGGCGCGTGTCCGAGTTTCACACCGCCCGCTGA
- a CDS encoding GNAT family N-acetyltransferase, whose product MTHPIRLATQDDARACAAIVNGWIDATPWIERIHSAQAIEDMIHAGIPLREFWVVGDPVAGYLSFNVEEGCVMGLYTAAPGSGVGKALLDQVKQGRDRVMLWSHLPNTGAHRFYRREGFAPTGAQRDGDDGLVEIEFAWER is encoded by the coding sequence ATGACGCATCCGATCCGACTGGCCACACAAGACGATGCACGGGCGTGCGCCGCAATCGTGAACGGCTGGATCGACGCAACGCCTTGGATCGAGCGGATTCACAGCGCTCAAGCCATCGAAGACATGATCCACGCAGGCATCCCCTTACGCGAGTTCTGGGTCGTGGGCGATCCGGTCGCGGGCTATCTGTCCTTCAACGTGGAGGAGGGCTGCGTCATGGGCCTCTATACTGCTGCGCCCGGATCGGGCGTTGGCAAGGCGCTGTTGGATCAGGTCAAACAGGGGCGGGACCGCGTGATGCTTTGGTCGCATCTGCCCAACACCGGCGCGCATCGGTTTTATCGGCGCGAAGGGTTCGCGCCGACCGGCGCGCAGCGGGATGGGGACGACGGGTTGGTCGAGATCGAATTCGCCTGGGAGCGGTAA
- a CDS encoding ABC-F family ATP-binding cassette domain-containing protein: MSTIPLLQMSGISLTFGGNPVFSELDLVVQPGDRVALVGRNGSGKSTLMKVMASLVEPDEGTIVVPPGKSVGYMEQDPTMEGFATLGDYATSALEPGELYKVERAGEGLKFDPARAVETASGGERRRAALAKLMAEAPDLMLLDEPTNHLDIEAIAWLERELGTTRAGFVLISHDRAFLRALTRATLWIDRGQVRRQEKGFEAFEAWRDQVWEEEDMQRHKLNRLIKSEARWAVEGISARRKRNQGRVRALQALRAEKAGQIKRQGTADFALDAAPKSGRKVIEAQGIAKSFGDKQIARGFDLTVQRGDRVAFVGPNGVGKTTLLKLLLGQETADEGTVKQGTNLEIAVFDQTRSQLDPDMSLWDSLTGDPDMRVSGKADQVMVRGTPKHVVGYLKDFLFDERQARAPVRSLSGGEKARLLLAKLMAQSSNLLVLDEPTNDLDVETLDLLQELLDDYDGTVLLVSHDRDFLDRVATTTIAMEGNGKATVYAGGWSDYIAQRGPLEGEKAAKPKANKPKIKQEAKPKSGLSYTEKHRLEKLPAEIERLEAEIAKLEELMADPELFTREPVKFQKATEALMQRQEKLATAEEEWLELEEKAEA, encoded by the coding sequence ATGTCGACGATACCTCTTTTGCAGATGTCCGGAATTTCGCTGACCTTCGGCGGCAACCCGGTGTTTTCCGAGCTTGATCTGGTTGTTCAACCAGGCGACCGTGTGGCGCTTGTTGGCCGCAACGGCTCGGGCAAATCCACCCTGATGAAGGTCATGGCCAGCCTTGTCGAACCGGACGAGGGCACCATCGTCGTGCCGCCCGGAAAATCCGTGGGCTACATGGAGCAGGACCCCACGATGGAGGGGTTTGCTACGCTTGGTGACTATGCCACCAGCGCGCTGGAGCCGGGCGAACTCTATAAAGTGGAACGCGCAGGCGAGGGGTTGAAGTTCGATCCGGCACGCGCCGTGGAAACCGCGTCAGGCGGCGAACGCCGCCGGGCGGCCCTGGCCAAGCTGATGGCCGAAGCGCCCGATCTAATGCTGTTGGACGAGCCGACCAACCACCTGGATATCGAGGCGATCGCCTGGCTGGAACGCGAGTTGGGCACGACTCGGGCGGGTTTCGTTCTGATCTCGCACGACCGGGCGTTCTTGCGGGCGCTGACCCGCGCGACACTCTGGATCGACCGGGGACAGGTGCGGCGACAGGAAAAAGGGTTCGAGGCGTTTGAGGCCTGGCGCGATCAGGTCTGGGAAGAAGAAGACATGCAGCGCCACAAGCTGAATCGTCTGATCAAGTCCGAAGCCCGGTGGGCCGTAGAAGGCATCAGCGCCCGCCGCAAGCGCAATCAGGGCCGGGTGCGCGCATTGCAGGCGCTCCGCGCCGAAAAAGCTGGCCAGATCAAGCGGCAAGGTACGGCAGACTTCGCACTGGACGCCGCGCCCAAATCGGGCCGCAAGGTGATCGAGGCGCAAGGGATTGCCAAAAGCTTTGGCGACAAACAGATCGCGCGCGGTTTTGATCTGACCGTGCAGCGCGGCGACCGGGTGGCCTTTGTTGGGCCGAACGGTGTGGGCAAGACCACGCTCTTGAAACTGCTTCTGGGACAGGAGACAGCGGATGAAGGCACGGTCAAGCAGGGCACAAACCTGGAGATTGCCGTCTTCGACCAGACCCGCTCGCAGCTGGACCCCGACATGAGCCTTTGGGACAGCCTGACCGGCGATCCGGACATGCGGGTGTCGGGCAAAGCCGATCAGGTCATGGTGCGGGGCACGCCGAAGCACGTTGTGGGTTACCTCAAGGACTTTCTGTTTGATGAACGACAGGCCCGCGCGCCGGTGCGCTCGCTCTCGGGCGGGGAAAAGGCGCGACTGCTGCTGGCCAAGCTGATGGCGCAAAGCTCGAACCTGTTGGTGCTGGATGAACCGACAAACGATCTGGATGTTGAAACGCTCGACCTGCTGCAAGAGCTGCTCGATGACTATGACGGCACCGTCCTGTTGGTCAGCCACGATCGCGATTTTCTGGACAGGGTGGCCACCACGACCATCGCGATGGAAGGGAACGGCAAGGCGACTGTCTATGCAGGTGGTTGGAGCGACTACATCGCGCAACGTGGGCCGTTGGAGGGCGAAAAGGCTGCAAAACCAAAAGCTAACAAGCCGAAGATCAAGCAAGAGGCTAAGCCGAAATCGGGGTTGTCCTACACCGAAAAACACCGGCTGGAGAAACTGCCGGCCGAGATCGAACGCCTGGAGGCCGAGATTGCCAAGCTCGAAGAGCTGATGGCTGACCCTGAGCTGTTCACTCGCGAACCGGTGAAGTTCCAAAAGGCGACCGAGGCTTTGATGCAGCGCCAGGAAAAGCTCGCCACTGCCGAAGAGGAATGGCTGGAACTGGAAGAAAAGGCCGAAGCATGA
- a CDS encoding GNAT family N-acetyltransferase, which yields MSRGRYRARIGQGADDILAAQKLRTGAFGTASLDRDRFDDICAHILIEDTETGQLMCCFRMLIMDGGHEVTSSYSAQYYDLSALGDFQGRMVEMGRFCIDPSLNDPDILRVAWGAMTTFVDDNGIEMLFGCSSFAGTATEEYLDAFAMLKHRHLAPKRWLPRVKAPNVFRYAARLRRKPDAKKAMLRMPPLLRTYLMMGGWVSDHAVVDSQMNTLHVFTGVEIQAIPPARKKLLRGVAGGVT from the coding sequence TTGAGCAGAGGTCGATATCGCGCTCGTATTGGCCAAGGGGCCGATGACATCCTGGCGGCGCAAAAGTTGCGGACAGGGGCCTTTGGAACCGCTTCGCTGGACCGAGATAGATTTGATGACATTTGCGCGCATATCCTGATCGAAGACACCGAGACGGGGCAGTTGATGTGCTGTTTCCGGATGCTCATCATGGACGGTGGGCATGAGGTCACCAGCAGCTATTCGGCGCAGTACTACGATCTTTCTGCGCTTGGTGACTTTCAGGGACGCATGGTCGAGATGGGGCGGTTCTGCATCGATCCATCGCTCAACGATCCAGATATCCTGCGTGTGGCCTGGGGCGCGATGACCACATTTGTCGACGACAACGGGATCGAGATGCTGTTTGGCTGCTCATCCTTTGCGGGCACCGCGACCGAAGAGTATCTGGATGCTTTTGCCATGCTCAAGCATCGGCACCTTGCTCCCAAGCGCTGGCTGCCGCGGGTCAAGGCACCCAATGTGTTCCGCTATGCCGCGCGGCTGCGCCGCAAGCCGGACGCCAAAAAGGCGATGCTCAGGATGCCACCCTTGCTGCGCACCTATCTGATGATGGGCGGCTGGGTTAGCGACCATGCGGTCGTCGACAGTCAGATGAACACGTTGCACGTCTTCACCGGGGTCGAGATTCAGGCGATTCCACCCGCCCGCAAGAAACTGCTGCGCGGTGTGGCGGGCGGCGTTACTTGA